One window of Catharus ustulatus isolate bCatUst1 chromosome 3, bCatUst1.pri.v2, whole genome shotgun sequence genomic DNA carries:
- the LOC116994151 gene encoding ligand-dependent nuclear receptor-interacting factor 1-like, protein MSSEEGFNMLGNSVMTSAGRGKFSTNFKAQSNENLAVKPSLQRGFSLSCANQEVLTSEISGALKVTEEPQAQILNPDLEIPHQAKVTSIPLSFFPSKLQQLLSAAERKVSEARQATETQSVIYIWPVIKMQESSRSFWHNFSKSLIPSSPDLTRRCSSPDVTEEEKSSQITPVKKLAQEEPDEKTARSYPLIVKSSNNSVSEILKSFTNIKNKDYKNILTISPIEEQQEIPLFKGNALMIYNGQVYLLYVMRHEDVAAEMKISGHHMLFMKTIFWLITCRSVRKLTFQVSHPRLLREDGVKQNIKCLTTCATPTLQKKTSNETHFSSHEMTAISQPENCSPLAGKRQQVVNHDYQFLSQTAFPLKEELQKRNYEEARQDKDKEIRKKFGLVKGVRVVLNRLNASELRKWIA, encoded by the exons ATGAGCAGCGAGGAAGGTTTCAACATGCTAGGAAATAGTGTCATGACCTCTGCTGGCAGAGGAAAGTTCTCAACCAATTTTAAGGCTCAGAGTAATGAAAACTTAGCTGTAAAGCCCTCTCTGCAAAGAGGCTTCTCACTAAGTTGTGCAAATCAAGAAGTACTCACTTCTGAAATCTCTGGTGCTCTTAAAGTTACTGAAGAACCTCAGGCACAGATTTTAAACCCTGATCTAGAGATACCACATCAAGCCAAAGTCACATCAATACCACTATCTTTTTTCCCATCTAAACTACAGCAACTGctgtcagctgcagagagaaaggTCTCTGAAGCAAGGCAAGCTACAGAAACACAATCGGTAATTTACATATGGCCAGTAATAAAGATGCAAGAGAGTTCCAGATCCTTCTGGCACAATTTTTCAAAGTCTTTAATACCAAGCAGCCCAGACTTAACAAGACGCTGTTCTAGTCCTGATGTAactgaagaggagaaaagttCCCAAATAACCCCAGTGAAAAAGCTTGCACAAGAAGAGCCAGATGAAAAGACAGCAAGATCCTATCCTCTTATTGTAAAGTCATCTAACAATTCtgtttcagaaattttaaagtCATTCACCAATATCAAGAATAAGGATTACAAGAATATATTAACAATTAGTCCTATAGAAGAGCAACAGGAAATTCCTCTCTTTAAGGGAAATGCTCTAATGATCTATAATGGTCAAGTCTACCTTCTATATGTAATGAGGCATGAAGATGTGgcagcagaaatgaaaatatctgGCCACCATATGCTGTTTATGAAGACCATCTTTTGGCTCATTACATGTCGTTCTGTCCGTAAACTAACATTCCAAGTTTCACATCCGCGGCTGTTGAGAGAGGATGGTGTGAAACAGAACATAAAATGTCTTACAACCTGTGCTACTCCCACActccaaaagaaaacatcaaatgAAACACATTTCTCTTCACACGAGATGACTGCAATCTCTCAGCCCGAGAACTGTTCCCCTCTTgctgggaaaaggcagcaggtGGTAAACCATGATTATCAG TTCCTCAGCCAGACTGCATTCCCATTGAAAGAAGAattgcaaaaaagaaattatgaggAAGCACGTCAGGATAAAGACaaggaaataagaaagaaatttggTCTTGTTAAAGGTGTAAGAGTTGTTCTCAACAGGCTAAATGCCTCTGAGCTTAGGAAATGGATTGCTTAA
- the MAP1LC3C gene encoding microtubule-associated proteins 1A/1B light chain 3C, which produces MRAAQPERPFKLRKSLATRREEVAGIRAKFPTKIPVIVERYQKEKYLPLLDKTKFLVPEELTMAQFITIIRSRMALTATQAFYLLVNNKSLASMSLTMAEVYRDYKDEDGFVYMTYASQEMFGCLLPTAQGKTMECFQKT; this is translated from the exons ATGCGGGCAGCGCAGCCGGAGCGGCCCTTCAAGCTCCGAAAGAGTCTCG CCACCCGGCGGGAAGAAGTAGCAGGGATCCGAGCCAAGTTCCCGACAAAAATCCCG GTAATTGTTGAGAGATACCAGAAAGAGAAATACCTTCCTCTCTTGGACAAAACCAAGTTTCTGGTTCCCGAGGAGCTGACCATGGCACAGTTCATAACCATCATCAG AAGCAGGATGGCTCTAACAGCTACACAAGCTTTCTACCTGCTCGTGAACAACAAAAGCCTAGCCAGTATGTCCTTGACAATGGCAGAAGTGTACAGGGACTACAAAGATGAAGATGGCTTTGTTTATATGACCTATGCTTCCCAGGAGATGTTTGGATGCTTATTGCCCACTGCCCAAGGGAAAACTATGGAATGCTTTCAGAAAACTTAA